ACTTTTTGGAGGTGCTGCAATAGTTTGATCCTGTAAGAAAATGGTTTATTCTGGCTCTTTGAGCAATGCTCAGAaaactttccttttcccttgcaGACCTCCTGGATCATGAACCTGCTGTTTCTCCCTTGCTCCCACGGAAGGAGAGGGTGGCCCTGGAGAGCAGTTTGAATGAAGATGAGCGGCTTCTtccaaaagacaaaaagcaCAACCTCTTCAGTGCTCTGatcaagaagaagaagaaaactgcCCCTACCCCTCCGAAACGGAGCAGCTCCTTCAGGGAGATGGACGGGCACTCGGAGCGCAGGGCGGGCGGGGAGGAGGAGTGCAGGGATGCTGGCAACGGAGCTTTCATTGCCCCTCCTGCAGACACAGCTGAGCCCTCCAAGTTCCAGAGCCCGAGCAACGGGGCTGGTGTCACCAACGGGGTTGTGGCTGGCAACTCTGGGTTCTTGTCTCCCCACTTACGGAAGAAGTCCAGCACAATGAGCAGCAGTCGGGGGGTGGCTGGCgaggaggagagcagctccaACTCCAGCAAGCGTTTCTTGAGGTCCTGCTCAGCCTCCTGTGTGCCCCATGGAGCGAAGGACACGGAGTGGAAATCCGTGACTCTGCCTCGGGATTTGCAGTCCACGGGACGCCAGTTTGATTCCTCCACTTTCGGGGGGCACAAAAGTGAGAAGCCAGCGCTGCCTCGGAAGCGGGCGAACGAGGCCAAGGCTGACATTGCTGTCAGGGGCACAGTGACCCCTCCTCCACGGCTGCTGAAGAAGAATGAAGAGACCGCCGATGATGTGTTCAAAGATGCAGAGTCGAGCCCTGGTTCCAGCCCTCCCACCCTGACGCCAAAACTTGGCCGTAGGCAGCCCGCTGCCCCTCCTTCCTCCAGCGGGCTCCACAAGGATGATGGAGTCAAATCCAGTGCCTTAGGTACCACTGTGATGATGGACCAAGGTTCTGCTGCCAAACCCAaccctgctgggtttgggggggccAGCAAAGCTTCCTCTGAGGAGCCGCGCCTGAGGAGGCTCAAACAGACCTCAGAGTCAGCAGGGAAGGACAAAGGGAAGTTATCGAAGCTGAAACCAGCCCCTCCTCTCCCACTGTCTTCAACCTCCATTGCCAAGCCCGGGAAGGTTTCTCACAGTCCCGGCCatgaggcagcagcagatgtgGTGTCTGGGCTGAAATCCAAACAGTTGACTCAGGTTGGagaggctgcaggcagtgaTGCTGTCAAGCCAAACCAGTCAGGGGAAGGTGTGAAAAAGCTGGGGATCCCCTCTGTACCAAAGCCACAGTCCTCtacaaagctgctgctgagcacagcaaccccagctgcctcttcctcatCCATACCCTCTGCCCCAGGCGGGGACCAGACGTCATCCACAGCCTTCATCCCCCTCATATCCACCAGGGTCTCGCTGCGGAAGACCCGGCAGCCCCCGGAGAGGATTGCCAGTGGCACCATCACCAAAGGGGTGGTGTTGGAGAGCACCGAGGCTCTGCGGCTCGCCATCAGCAAGAACTCTGAGCAAATGGCCAGCCACAGCGCCGTGCTGGAGGCTGGCAAGAACCTCTACACCTTCTGCGTGAGCTACGTGGACTCCATTCAGCAGATGAGGAACAAATTTGCCTTTCGGGAGGCCATCAATAAGCTGGAGAACAACCTGCGGGAGCTTCAGATCTGCCCCGCCACCGCTGGCAGCGGCCCCGCCGCCACCCAGGACTTCAGCAAGCTGCTCAGCTCGGTGAAAGAAATCAGCGACATTGTTCAGAGGTAGCAAGAAACCaggctgaaaaacaaacaagtgaATCAATCAATCAGTCACAATGGGCCAAAGCCAGCTGTGGAGAGAGTAACGTGTGGACTGACAAAGGAGGAGCGGGGCGTTGGGTGGGGGCTGTGCCAAGGACGCAGACTGTGAATGGACGCCCCAGCTCccaagggcagggctgggttcAGGAGGCACTTCCCACCCTCTGAGCTCAGATTCCCTGTGTTTCATATACTTGTAATCGTCTTATCTGTGGAGTTCTTGCCTTGTGGACTACAAGTCTAAATGCTGATGTCACACCATGcctttttattaatattttattgttctGGACTGTTGAGACTGAAGCCAGACTGGTGGACATTGAGTCCTCCTCAGGAGGACTTTGTACTGCATTTTTGTCCCCCCCACTCTGCCCTCCTGTACACAAGGATAAGTGTTTGGAAGCAATATACCTACTGCATTTCTTGGCAGAGTTTGCCCAGTACATGGCCCTGGACCAAGTCTGACATTTACCTGGCACTAATGCAATAGATTTGGTGCTTGGGAGGGAACGGGGGAAAATTATTCATGtaaggtttttttaatgacaggATGCTACAAGTGATGATTGCCCAAATTCTTCCTCTGATTCCACCTGCTACCGTTCGTTTCTGTGTTTCAGTAGTTTCTCAGTGTTGTTGAGCTCCAGTGAATTGCTTGGGCTCGCTGATGTCGCAGCCCTGGAGCCTGTTTGTTTGTGGATCTCCCTCGGGAGCAGAGAAGgtctggaggaggctgtggcacTCTGGTGATGTCTGACACTGATCAGGCTGGTCTTTGGGGTGGGGGTAGCAGAGCTTGGGCAGGTGGGAGGATGGCAGTGGGAAGAGATGGCTCGGGGTGAGTTCTGAGGCACCACtgtgcctccagcagctcttctgGCTGAGGCTGCACATCGCAGTGGGTGAGAGCTGCTGTGTCTCCAGTTGGATTTCCAGCTGTTTGTTTTGTGAAGGGAGATGGAGCCTGGCCCCTAccctcctgcagggctctggggggtGTGGTGCCTGCCTTTCTGTGCCACTGGAACTCCCTGAGAGGAGCTCCAGTGCCAGCATTCCTACCTTCGTGCCAGCATGGTTCCATCCAGCATCAAACCAGGATCTGTGCAGACTGCAGACACTTCTCTGGGCTGCATCTCCCGAGGAAACTGCCACAGCACAGTGACAGCAAATCTCCTGGCCTTCCTTGCCAAGATCCTGTGACCTTCTCAATTAATGCTGGGAACTAATTGTGACTCGTGACGATAGTGAAAGAACAAGGTTTAGGGCTATTAACAGTGCAATTTAACTCCTCTTAACAGTTCCAGCCatgagaaaaacacatttcccGTTTTCTCTTCCCCTGTAACTCGTGACCCCTCTTGTGTATCTTAAACACTAATTGCCTTCAATTGTATTTTATGCTGTTCTCTTTGGAACTGTTTGTTTTGTATATGATTTCTAGTAGTTCACTCGTGTGTGTTCATGCCACTTCTCGCCCTCACAAACAGCCATGACTTAACATGTGACAAAtgttcaaaagaaaatacacacTTCTGCCACAGGCTGCctttaaaaatgtaagaaaaaacccaacccttgAATTGTCTCTTTCCTGGAGGTACTGTTTTTACTTTGATAACATATTGTGCCACTATATTATACATTTGTATCTTGTTATTACACACTTTTGTAGACTTGTCTTTTTTACAGTGTGTAAATAGCTCTGTCCTTCATCTCTGTGATACTTAAGGGGGTCGTTTCCCCTTTAATTTAGTCCAGTACAGATTGTTTCTGTACATGACTTCcaattcttctctctttctctatttccatttttttgatttgttttttattccAGTCTCTCTTGCGtagtatatttaaaaataaatcaatgttGAGGAAAACTCTTGTTTGTCTGTCAGTGAGGCTTTTCCAACCCAGTTGACTCCTCATCCAAAAGCAGGAGTTCCCTGTTTGGGAACCTTCATTGTGACCCTTCAGCACAGTGGGATGGTCAGAGCCaggccagcagctccttcccatgTTCCTTTGATCTGGCTCTGAAAAgtcaggagagaaaagagatgaACAGAGTGTCATCACCCCTTCTGAATCAAAGATTTGCTGTTGTCTTCAAGGAGATTTATATCAGAGATCTGACTAAACTTTTCCTCTGTTAATGGTTTGTATTCTGTAATTCAGCTGCTGttgtgttttcctcctcctctgctgtgaAATGACCCATGAGTTTCTCTCCTCATTCAGTTCCCTCTGTCATTTCTGGTTGCTtattcttgttttctgtttctcttcagcCTTTCTAGTAAAACTTGAGGGAGGGACATTTCCAGGTACTGAGCAGCCTCTAAAACCAGCCACTGCTAAAGACTGAAAAAGGATGCCAAGGGAACAAGGGCAGGTGCCAGTGTGGTGTGCCTGAGCTCCCACGGTTCCACAATGATGTTTTAGGGTTCTAACCCAGTTCTCTGCATTTCTGATCCCCTCAGGAAATCCCTGGTGAAATCTGTGGGTCCTGGCACCGGGatctgggctgggggagcctTGCCCTGCTGTGACAGTGTCTGCATTGGGCTGCTGGTGAGGCTGAGGAAGgtgaaggagaagcaggaggatgcactggtgaaaataaacaaaatgaatGCTCTGGGCAAGGCACAGGCTCAGCAGAGGGGTCTGCagtgagcagagctgcagcactctGCCAGTCCATGGTGGACTGAGACCAAAGGCCATGTCCACACTGGGATATGGTGAGTAGCTGTGGCCTGAGGGAAGATGGAGAAGCTTCCCCTGCCCCTAAATGCTCTCACTCCTGGTGGTTTCCATCCCTGCTGGCTTAGGGACGGGTCCATGGTGTCGTGGGAAGGTCGTGGTTGACCTGGCTGGGGAAAGCCCCTGGATCTTTGGTGCTGGGAGTGAGAGAGGGGGGATTAAAGGCTAAATTTAGCTGAGTACAGTAGGAGTTGATTTAACAGATCGATGCATTTAACAGTTTGATTGCTCCAATTTTCAAGGCTATTGAGTTTGAAAGTGAGAGTACTCTGGGGGAAAAATAGCtgtgtttgtggttttgttttggttttcgTGTCTTTGAAATTACAATGTTCACTCTTTTAAGTTTTCTTTAATGTCATCCTGCTTTTTGTTGAGAAGTTGCTTGTCACGAGATGTAAAATGCCGTCAGTGTTTTATGCTCACTCTTTTTCTTACAAAGTCCATGTCAGCCTGGCTGGGCCAGTGGTGGTTTCAGGTGTGCCAGACCACTGCCTGTCCCCCAGCATGGTCAGGGACAGCCCACAGCCTCTCCCTTGGCTGACATTCATCTTTCCACAACTGGAAATCGAGGGAAATGCAGCTAAGCACAGTGTCATCTCTGAGGAGAGGGTTCCTGTCATCACCTGTGCCCCTAAacaggctggcagcagagtGGGACACACTCCCTGTCCAAGGGTGAGACCTGGCCTGGGGGGGCTGCTGAGAATGATGCTCCTGGGTCAATTCCTGATGCCTTGGCAGTGCCAATGTCCCTACAGCTGTGGGTGAGGGACAGCCCTCAGTCATTTCAGTGTTGAGGCCGAGCTCAGAGCTGTCCCCCCTGGCGGTGCTGCTCCGTGCTCAGTGGCAGATCCAGCTCAGCAGAAAGCTGACCCACAAACCAGACCGTGCTGAGCGTTTTCCCAGAAATCACCCCCTTGTTGAGGGTTCTGTGTTTGTCCTGGCATCTATTCTGCTGCAAAGGTCCcacctgtgctcctgcagcctgcATGACCCAGTTATGACACACAGAGCCCCTTCATGAGTCCCTGGGATGCCATTAACCCGGGCTCTTCCTCTGCACAGGCTGCTTTGGGTTTCTGAGGTTTGCTGTTCCTGCTGTGTGTTTGTAGTGCTGGAGGAGCAGTGAGGGGCAGAGGCCAGGGGAGGGCCAAGGGTTGTGcctgggcagggaaggggaatgggTGGCTCATGGACAGTCCCAGCAGTGGTGGCAATGCCTGCACTGCTGTCTCAGTCCACTGGCCACGTGTAGAGGAATCCAGGGCCTGTTTGATCCAACTCCTTATGGATTGGTGGGTGGCTGGGCTTGAGCTCTCCACCTCTCAGAGATGTTCAGGATCTGGGTGTCccctcaggagctgcttcccTCCATTAGGAGGAGAGGAACTGGGCAGGGGTGTGGGTTCCTGTGGGAGCTGGGTGGGAGATAGCGTGTCCAgtgtgcagggctgggttttGTAGCCCCTCAGGGGTCGTTCTTGGCATGttccccctccttcctcccagccACACCCCTGGGCTCTGGGCACTTATTTTCCATTCACTTTtacctcccctccccagcatTAATCACCAAGGAGCAGTAATCCAGAGCCTGGAATGCTGCCTCTTCCCAGGCACCCTGAGGTGTGCTCAGGGGGGTTCAGGGATGccacagcccctcacctgccccatgTCACAGCCTGGCAGAGGGTGAGGAGGGTGATGGCATTGCCCTGCTGGCACCAAGCTGCCCATCAAGGTGCCCTGAGGCGTGGGGGCTGAGCCCAACTCTGTCTCACCTGCCAGGTAAGTGCTTCAATTTTCAGTGAGTTCTACAGAGCCTATTGCACATCAATCAAAGCCTCATTATGTGAGAGCTTTTATGAGGCTGTTCTGAGGCTGTTCCTCTCCGGGACTCGAGTGCAGGAGCCCAGGCatccccgcagccccagcactgcccagcaggtttcctttcccttcccgcAGCACTCAGTGCCACTTTCCCCTGCAATGATCCATCACGGCAAAGCCGGGGATTTACTGGCCCTCACTAACCCCGAGTTTCTCCAAAACTCTCCCCCCTTGCATCCCTCCCCCCGACTCCAGGGCAGGGTAAAATTGATCAGTGCGTGTTTATTGATGGTTTGAACACTCCGAAGAAGGGGGTAGGGGGATGTCGTTGCCATGGAAACATCGATAAAGCTCCGTCTGCGCCGCGTGATGCCAGCGCGGCGCCTGCGTCCCGCTCCAAACAGGGGGGCCTttggtggggcagggctggggagggatggagaagggtttgggggtgccTGGGGTGCGGGTCTGTGCGGGCTCAGCCGTCCTGAGTGCCgtcctgctgtgctcagtgcgggatgctcagggctgcaggggaggaAATGCTGCTCCTCACCTTGGCACCATTGCCGTCCTCTCCCCAGGGCCAAACCCTGGTGCTCTCCGTGTCCCTGCAGACCTGATGATGGTCCTGTGCCTCCATTGCTCCCTGCACCTGCTGCCCCACCACTGTTTTCCCCTGGGTTCCAGCTCCTCCATTCAGCCAgtcactgctcctgctgccagaaCGGCTCACGCAGCACTGCATTAAGTGGTCTGTCTGCTTGATGGATATTACAATGCGCCTCTTGCAGCCTGATTTAGGtttctttaaaatctttttaCTCCCCCAACCAAGTCCTGCCACGGTCTCTGATTTTTGAGGGCGCAATTCAGCACTTGCAAATCATCTCCAGGCTCATTTCTGTGCCTACAATGAAATATCAGCAGTGGCTCAGTGTGTAAGTTGCGTTAGTGCCTGCAGCAGGTAGTTAGAGCTCTGATTGCTGGTACCTCTGGCAGGCACAGAGAAAACACTGGGATTGGCAGAGCTAAATCTGCCCAAAAGAGGGGAGGGCAgtggctgggcagtggggctctTTCTGTGCTGGCTTTTGGGGCTGATGGTTCCAAAGCCTGGAGCGCCAGTGACACTGAGCACCTCTCAGTGCTCCTGGTGGGTGCAGAAGTTCTTGTTTCAGTCCTTCTGCATCCAAGTTCCACAGGAACTACAGCTGGGATTAGGTGGTGAGGAGGCCAGGAAGGCTTTGGGAAGGGCCAGGCtgtcagcaggagctggggtggTGACAAGGACACTGAAGGTCAGGCATCACTATCGCCCTGGTGAGGAGTatggggctgtggcagggctggtggTGCCAGGACAGGCTTCTGTGCTCACCCCAGGGGTTGCTAAGGACAAGATTTTCTCGAAcccttctgctctgccctggttttgcaggcaggagctgcctcgtGTGAGAGGCATCTTGACACTAAGCAGAATTTGCTGCCGGAGGGACTTTTCCTTAAtaggcaggagagcagcaacTCTGTGGAGATCTCTGAGGGACCCTCTCCTCCCTGACGGCTGGCCCTGGACTGCAGGCACTCTCTGGGGACTATCAGCACCACAAGTGTCCTGCTGTAACCCTCCAGCCTtgctgccaggccctgctgtgccacccCTGCTCTCTGGCAGCACCGGAGACCCACACCaggccctgccctgtgccccagcaAAAGCTGGGTGCGACCAGGGAAGGGATTTGGTGATTTCTCCTTAAAGcaccctcctcctcttcttccatTGCATCGGtcgggagcagggatgggagatcCAGACAAGAGCTGGGAGTGGAGCAAAGCAGCATCCCCCCTCCCCAAGGcacccccagcagcagagccccccCAAAATACCCTTTTGTCCGATCAAACCCAGGTGAGACGGAGGGGAAGGACGGGACAGGGTGACCCGCGGGAGGTGGGGAGTCGAGGCGAAGCTCTCATCTCCCGAAGCGGAAGGTGAATCCCCCTTTTCTCCTGTTGTAGCCGTTGATCTCCTCCGCCAGGTTCCCCAGGGTGCCGCTGCGCTTCTCCCCAACCACGGGCagcgccccggggccgccgctcccgcccggccgctgcccggccccggccgcgcTGTATCCCCGCAGCTCCCGGGCGATGCTCAGCAGCGCATCCAGCTCCTCGCTTCTCCTCCGCCGTGCCCCTGCCCTCCAGCCGGGACCCCGGGCGATGCTCAGCAGCTCATCCAGCTCCTCGCTTCTCCTCCGCCGTGCCCCTGCCCTCCAGCCGGGACCCCGGCCCTCCGCCGCCCTTTGCCAGCCGCCCCCCAGCGCAGCCCCTTCCCCGGGCTCTGCCGGCTCCCAGCGCTCGCCGGGAGGGAAGCAGGCTCCCAGGCTCAGGAGGAAGAGGCAGGACAGCGAGTAGGGTGCTCTCATCTGGGGGAGGCACAGGAATAGGGAGGAATGTCAGTGGAGCATCCTCAGGCAGCGGCTGAAGCAcgggctgccctgggcaggtccccatccctgctgcagcacccccaAACCAGCCCTGCCACCCCTGCTGGAACCCCCcgagctgctcctcctgcagcctccacACCAGCAGCCAGCACCGCAGAGGGTCTGAGCTCCCCCCTGCCTCcctgagagctgctgccctTCACAGATCGCAGCCtcgcagctgctcccagggttATTTTATTCcctgcagtgcagggctgggggtccGGAGCTGCCCGCTCCTCTTGGGGGCACCGCGGGAGCATCACCCCGATCGTCCCCACGAGCAGCTCCTGCCCGCTGTGCCCGGGTGACACGGGACAGAGGAGGTGCTCGGCTTCATCCCTGTTCTCTGTGGGGCTCGGAGCTGCCCTGGAGAGGGCTCTGAGCAGAAGGGAGTGAAGACCTGAGCTTCGTGtggtgccacaggctgggggtGACCTtcagcaggggcagggctgcttggcctcccttcctcctcccacaAGGgctcagaaaaaagaaatatatatattatatattatatatataaatatattatcattattattattaacaataacaacaacaacaacaataataataatataatgataataataataataataatatctgGAGATATTGCCTtcaaagctgctgcagctgctgggggccAGGCTGTCTGCTCCACGCCTGCCCAAGGGGGCTATTTCTCACTCCTGCACCATTCCCAGGTACACTCAAGCCCCTGCCTGCCCTTCCCAACACTCCTTAGCCCGGAGGTTTCACTTCGGGCTGCCCCCCTGCCTTTTTCACACCTTGCCTCTGTTctgctctctccctttttccacCCCCTTGCCCGTCACGGAGCCAAATTGCTGAGTCCCGTCCTGGggtctgggggtgctggtgggtcCCCAGCTGCTTCCCACCAGCCTTTGACTCCTCCTCGGCTGTGCTGCCCGTCGAGGCAGGGCTGtagggcagggacagacagacagacagacacacagacacccaTCACTTACC
The sequence above is drawn from the Taeniopygia guttata chromosome 17, bTaeGut7.mat, whole genome shotgun sequence genome and encodes:
- the ABL1 gene encoding tyrosine-protein kinase ABL1 isoform X2; translation: MKMLEICLKLVGCKSKKGLSSSSSCYLEEALQRPVVSDFEPQGLSEAARWNSKENLLSCPSENDPHLFVALYDFVASGDNTLSITKGEKLRVLGYNHNGEWCEAQTKNGQGWVPSNYITPVNSLEKHSWYHGPVSRNAAEYLLSSGINGSFLVRESESSPGQRSISLRYEGRVYHYRINTASDGKLYVSSESRFNTLAELVHHHSTVADGLITTLHYPAPKRNKPTIYGVSPNYDKWEIERTDITMKHKLGGGQYGEVYEGVWKKYNLTVAVKTLKEDTMEVEEFLKEAAVMKEIKHPNLVQLLGVCTREPPFYIITEFMTYGNLLDYLRECNRQEVNAVVLLYMATQISSAMEYLEKKNFIHRDLAARNCLVGENHLVKVADFGLSRLMTGDTYTAHAGAKFPIKWTAPESLAYNKFSIKSDVWAFGVLLWEIATYGMSPYPGIDLSQVYELLEKDYRMERPEGCPEKVYELMRACWQWSPSDRPSFAEIHQAFETMFQESSISDEVEKELGKKGMRSVVSNFLQAPELPTKTRTSRRVAESKDANEGLETAHARGQGECDLLDHEPAVSPLLPRKERVALESSLNEDERLLPKDKKHNLFSALIKKKKKTAPTPPKRSSSFREMDGHSERRAGGEEECRDAGNGAFIAPPADTAEPSKFQSPSNGAGVTNGVVAGNSGFLSPHLRKKSSTMSSSRGVAGEEESSSNSSKRFLRSCSASCVPHGAKDTEWKSVTLPRDLQSTGRQFDSSTFGGHKSEKPALPRKRANEAKADIAVRGTVTPPPRLLKKNEETADDVFKDAESSPGSSPPTLTPKLGRRQPAAPPSSSGLHKDDGVKSSALGTTVMMDQGSAAKPNPAGFGGASKASSEEPRLRRLKQTSESAGKDKGKLSKLKPAPPLPLSSTSIAKPGKVSHSPGHEAAADVVSGLKSKQLTQVGEAAGSDAVKPNQSGEGVKKLGIPSVPKPQSSTKLLLSTATPAASSSSIPSAPGGDQTSSTAFIPLISTRVSLRKTRQPPERIASGTITKGVVLESTEALRLAISKNSEQMASHSAVLEAGKNLYTFCVSYVDSIQQMRNKFAFREAINKLENNLRELQICPATAGSGPAATQDFSKLLSSVKEISDIVQR
- the QRFP gene encoding orexigenic neuropeptide QRFP precursor (The RefSeq protein has 3 substitutions compared to this genomic sequence), whose amino-acid sequence is MRAPYSLSCLFLLSLGACIPPGERWEPAEPGEGAALGGGWQRAAEGRGPGWRAGARRRRSEELDELLSITRGPGWRAGARRRRSEELEALLSIARELRGYSAAGAGQRPGGSGGPGALPVVGEKRSGTLGNLAEEINGYNRRKGGFTFRFGR